In Pocillopora verrucosa isolate sample1 chromosome 13, ASM3666991v2, whole genome shotgun sequence, one genomic interval encodes:
- the LOC131770168 gene encoding uncharacterized protein isoform X1 produces the protein MFRIFIHAYALFVIYGLLHPSHTEGQGVRNDDGSYTFPTETIQVTKSQHNLTIMNVMVLTNAIISVDEVQLYIYAESENKSGSLVSLLPNSAGVFEARVNPIVVGNFELEEADILMKSEVNVTSTGQVQVSTEFTLRLSKTTLGGNAIVVHKLVFVVTSHDKNKTEHRHDQMYSLEYTKGQGVRNDDGNYTFPPENIQVTEGQRDLTIMNVMVLSNATISVDEVQLYIFAEFEKNGDSLVSLLPNSAGVFEARVNLIVVRDFELEEAHILMKSEVNHTSTGQVQVSTEFTLRLSKTTLGGNAIAVHKLVFVVTSHDKNKTEHWHDQHYYLNYTKTQGKGTSTNQAVPTAAATFLIPVVIMLCIACMVQQ, from the exons GGCAAGGTGTGAGGAACGACGATGGAAGTTACACCTTCCCTACTGAAACCATCCAGGTAACGAAAAGTCAACACAACTTAACAATAATGAATGTTATGGTACTCACGAATGCCATCATTTCGGTGGACGAAGTCCAGCTCTATATCTACGCAGAATCCGAAAATAAAAGCGGTAGCCTCGTTTCCCTACTTCCCAATTCTGCTGGAGTGTTTGAGGCTAGGGTGAACCCGATAGTGGTTGGTAATTTCGAATTGGAAGAAGCTGATATCCTTATGAAAAGTGAAGTAAATGTTACCTCAACCGGCCAGGTGCAAGTTTCTACAGAATTCACTCTCCGCCTCTCAAAGACCACACTAGGAGGAAATGCAATCGTTGTACAtaaacttgtttttgttgtgaCTTCTCacgacaaaaataaaacagaacatcGGCACGATCAAATGTATTCCCTGGAGTACACAAAGG GGCAAGGTGTGAGGAACGACGATGGAAATTACACCTTTCCACCTGAAAACATTCAGGTGACGGAAGGTCAACGTGACTTAACAATAATGAATGTTATGGTACTCTCGAATGCCACCATTTCGGTGGATGAAGTCCAGCTCTATATCTTTgcagaatttgaaaaaaatggcgACAGCCTCGTTTCCCTACTTCCCAATTCTGCTGGAGTGTTTGAGGCTAGGGTGAACCTGATAGTGGTTAGGGATTTTGAATTGGAGGAAGCCCATATCCTTATGAAGAGTGAAGTAAACCATACCTCAACCGGCCAGGTGCAAGTTTCTACAGAATTCACTCTCCGTCTCTCAAAGACAACACTAGGAGGAAATGCAATCGCTGTACATAAACTTGTTTTTGTCGTGACTTCtcatgacaaaaataaaacagaacattGGCACGATCAACATTATTACCTGAATTACACAAAGACACAGG gaaAAGGAACTTCAACTAATCAGGCTGTGCCAACTGCTGCAGCCACATTTTTAATACCTGTGGTAATCATGCTCTGCATTGCATGCATGGTTCAGCAGTAA
- the LOC131770168 gene encoding uncharacterized protein isoform X3, which yields MHPYALIVIYVFFHTSCTDGQGVRNDDGSYTFPTETIQVTKSQHNLTIMNVMVLTNAIISVDEVQLYIYAESENKSGSLVSLLPNSAGVFEARVNPIVVGNFELEEADILMKSEVNVTSTGQVQVSTEFTLRLSKTTLGGNAIVVHKLVFVVTSHDKNKTEHRHDQMYSLEYTKGQGVRNDDGNYTFPPENIQVTEGQRDLTIMNVMVLSNATISVDEVQLYIFAEFEKNGDSLVSLLPNSAGVFEARVNLIVVRDFELEEAHILMKSEVNHTSTGQVQVSTEFTLRLSKTTLGGNAIAVHKLVFVVTSHDKNKTEHWHDQHYYLNYTKTQGKGTSTNQAVPTAAATFLIPVVIMLCIACMVQQ from the exons ATGCATCCGTACGCTTTGATTGTGATCTATGTTTTTTTCCATACTTCGTGCACGGACG GGCAAGGTGTGAGGAACGACGATGGAAGTTACACCTTCCCTACTGAAACCATCCAGGTAACGAAAAGTCAACACAACTTAACAATAATGAATGTTATGGTACTCACGAATGCCATCATTTCGGTGGACGAAGTCCAGCTCTATATCTACGCAGAATCCGAAAATAAAAGCGGTAGCCTCGTTTCCCTACTTCCCAATTCTGCTGGAGTGTTTGAGGCTAGGGTGAACCCGATAGTGGTTGGTAATTTCGAATTGGAAGAAGCTGATATCCTTATGAAAAGTGAAGTAAATGTTACCTCAACCGGCCAGGTGCAAGTTTCTACAGAATTCACTCTCCGCCTCTCAAAGACCACACTAGGAGGAAATGCAATCGTTGTACAtaaacttgtttttgttgtgaCTTCTCacgacaaaaataaaacagaacatcGGCACGATCAAATGTATTCCCTGGAGTACACAAAGG GGCAAGGTGTGAGGAACGACGATGGAAATTACACCTTTCCACCTGAAAACATTCAGGTGACGGAAGGTCAACGTGACTTAACAATAATGAATGTTATGGTACTCTCGAATGCCACCATTTCGGTGGATGAAGTCCAGCTCTATATCTTTgcagaatttgaaaaaaatggcgACAGCCTCGTTTCCCTACTTCCCAATTCTGCTGGAGTGTTTGAGGCTAGGGTGAACCTGATAGTGGTTAGGGATTTTGAATTGGAGGAAGCCCATATCCTTATGAAGAGTGAAGTAAACCATACCTCAACCGGCCAGGTGCAAGTTTCTACAGAATTCACTCTCCGTCTCTCAAAGACAACACTAGGAGGAAATGCAATCGCTGTACATAAACTTGTTTTTGTCGTGACTTCtcatgacaaaaataaaacagaacattGGCACGATCAACATTATTACCTGAATTACACAAAGACACAGG gaaAAGGAACTTCAACTAATCAGGCTGTGCCAACTGCTGCAGCCACATTTTTAATACCTGTGGTAATCATGCTCTGCATTGCATGCATGGTTCAGCAGTAA
- the LOC131770168 gene encoding uncharacterized protein isoform X2, translating to MFRRAIHGYALCVFFVLLHTWQIDGQGVRNDDGSYTFPTETIQVTKSQHNLTIMNVMVLTNAIISVDEVQLYIYAESENKSGSLVSLLPNSAGVFEARVNPIVVGNFELEEADILMKSEVNVTSTGQVQVSTEFTLRLSKTTLGGNAIVVHKLVFVVTSHDKNKTEHRHDQMYSLEYTKGQGVRNDDGNYTFPPENIQVTEGQRDLTIMNVMVLSNATISVDEVQLYIFAEFEKNGDSLVSLLPNSAGVFEARVNLIVVRDFELEEAHILMKSEVNHTSTGQVQVSTEFTLRLSKTTLGGNAIAVHKLVFVVTSHDKNKTEHWHDQHYYLNYTKTQGKGTSTNQAVPTAAATFLIPVVIMLCIACMVQQ from the exons GGCAAGGTGTGAGGAACGACGATGGAAGTTACACCTTCCCTACTGAAACCATCCAGGTAACGAAAAGTCAACACAACTTAACAATAATGAATGTTATGGTACTCACGAATGCCATCATTTCGGTGGACGAAGTCCAGCTCTATATCTACGCAGAATCCGAAAATAAAAGCGGTAGCCTCGTTTCCCTACTTCCCAATTCTGCTGGAGTGTTTGAGGCTAGGGTGAACCCGATAGTGGTTGGTAATTTCGAATTGGAAGAAGCTGATATCCTTATGAAAAGTGAAGTAAATGTTACCTCAACCGGCCAGGTGCAAGTTTCTACAGAATTCACTCTCCGCCTCTCAAAGACCACACTAGGAGGAAATGCAATCGTTGTACAtaaacttgtttttgttgtgaCTTCTCacgacaaaaataaaacagaacatcGGCACGATCAAATGTATTCCCTGGAGTACACAAAGG GGCAAGGTGTGAGGAACGACGATGGAAATTACACCTTTCCACCTGAAAACATTCAGGTGACGGAAGGTCAACGTGACTTAACAATAATGAATGTTATGGTACTCTCGAATGCCACCATTTCGGTGGATGAAGTCCAGCTCTATATCTTTgcagaatttgaaaaaaatggcgACAGCCTCGTTTCCCTACTTCCCAATTCTGCTGGAGTGTTTGAGGCTAGGGTGAACCTGATAGTGGTTAGGGATTTTGAATTGGAGGAAGCCCATATCCTTATGAAGAGTGAAGTAAACCATACCTCAACCGGCCAGGTGCAAGTTTCTACAGAATTCACTCTCCGTCTCTCAAAGACAACACTAGGAGGAAATGCAATCGCTGTACATAAACTTGTTTTTGTCGTGACTTCtcatgacaaaaataaaacagaacattGGCACGATCAACATTATTACCTGAATTACACAAAGACACAGG gaaAAGGAACTTCAACTAATCAGGCTGTGCCAACTGCTGCAGCCACATTTTTAATACCTGTGGTAATCATGCTCTGCATTGCATGCATGGTTCAGCAGTAA
- the LOC131770168 gene encoding uncharacterized protein isoform X4, with product MNVMVLTNAIISVDEVQLYIYAESENKSGSLVSLLPNSAGVFEARVNPIVVGNFELEEADILMKSEVNVTSTGQVQVSTEFTLRLSKTTLGGNAIVVHKLVFVVTSHDKNKTEHRHDQMYSLEYTKGQGVRNDDGNYTFPPENIQVTEGQRDLTIMNVMVLSNATISVDEVQLYIFAEFEKNGDSLVSLLPNSAGVFEARVNLIVVRDFELEEAHILMKSEVNHTSTGQVQVSTEFTLRLSKTTLGGNAIAVHKLVFVVTSHDKNKTEHWHDQHYYLNYTKTQGKGTSTNQAVPTAAATFLIPVVIMLCIACMVQQ from the exons ATGAATGTTATGGTACTCACGAATGCCATCATTTCGGTGGACGAAGTCCAGCTCTATATCTACGCAGAATCCGAAAATAAAAGCGGTAGCCTCGTTTCCCTACTTCCCAATTCTGCTGGAGTGTTTGAGGCTAGGGTGAACCCGATAGTGGTTGGTAATTTCGAATTGGAAGAAGCTGATATCCTTATGAAAAGTGAAGTAAATGTTACCTCAACCGGCCAGGTGCAAGTTTCTACAGAATTCACTCTCCGCCTCTCAAAGACCACACTAGGAGGAAATGCAATCGTTGTACAtaaacttgtttttgttgtgaCTTCTCacgacaaaaataaaacagaacatcGGCACGATCAAATGTATTCCCTGGAGTACACAAAGG GGCAAGGTGTGAGGAACGACGATGGAAATTACACCTTTCCACCTGAAAACATTCAGGTGACGGAAGGTCAACGTGACTTAACAATAATGAATGTTATGGTACTCTCGAATGCCACCATTTCGGTGGATGAAGTCCAGCTCTATATCTTTgcagaatttgaaaaaaatggcgACAGCCTCGTTTCCCTACTTCCCAATTCTGCTGGAGTGTTTGAGGCTAGGGTGAACCTGATAGTGGTTAGGGATTTTGAATTGGAGGAAGCCCATATCCTTATGAAGAGTGAAGTAAACCATACCTCAACCGGCCAGGTGCAAGTTTCTACAGAATTCACTCTCCGTCTCTCAAAGACAACACTAGGAGGAAATGCAATCGCTGTACATAAACTTGTTTTTGTCGTGACTTCtcatgacaaaaataaaacagaacattGGCACGATCAACATTATTACCTGAATTACACAAAGACACAGG gaaAAGGAACTTCAACTAATCAGGCTGTGCCAACTGCTGCAGCCACATTTTTAATACCTGTGGTAATCATGCTCTGCATTGCATGCATGGTTCAGCAGTAA
- the LOC136277678 gene encoding uncharacterized protein isoform X1, producing MASTLKTIIFGLSAFIYICVGVMGQGAVKPAAVQNFSVPLGGTWNIQLHITDPRVNYIYLKREGRNHSENRLIKLNKGESGNGTCYKPAPECHKYYSLHHIGENVIQITIRLLLKSMEGVYGLYNFCYWGNHNCTRDGAIKTFGLIIEDEQNTPQGEKENMTEESPTQVVFTGSVVNILQSDEQNTPQGKKGNTSEKSPTQVVFTGSAMNIQQSPWLAKLTSVSMVVVLYWVF from the exons ATGGCTTCTACGCTAAAAACAATTATCTTTGGGCTCAGTGCTTTCATATACATCTGTGTAG GTGTGATGGGACAAGGTGCTGTCAAGCCTGCAGCTGTTCAAAACTTTTCTG TTCCTCTAGGAGGAACATGGAATATACAACTCCACATAACAGACCCAAGGGTAAATTACATCTACCTCAAAAGAGAGGGTAGAAACCATTCTGAAAATCGCCTCATAAAGCTTAACAAAGGTGAATCTGGAAATGGCACATGTTACAAACCGGCACCTGAATGCCACAAGTATTACAGTCTTCACCACATTGGAGAAAATGTTATACAAATCACAATTAGACTACTTTTAAAGTCGATGGAGGGTGTTTATGGACTGTACAACTTCTGCTATTGGGGCAACCACAACTGTACCAGAGATGGGGCTATTAAAACATTTGGGTTAATCATTGAAG ATGAGCAAAACACTCCacaaggagaaaaagaaaatatgacagAGGAAAGTCCCACACAAGTGGTTTTCACTGGATCTGTGGTGAACATTCTTCAATCAG aTGAGCAAAACACTccacaaggaaaaaaaggaaatacttCTGAGAAAAGCCCCACACAAGTGGTTTTCACTGGATCTGCAATGAACATTCAACAATCACCTTGGTTAG CAAAGTTAACATCTGTGTCAATGGTTGTTGTGCTATACTGGGTTTTTTAA
- the LOC136277678 gene encoding uncharacterized protein isoform X2, whose product MGVMGQGAVKPAAVQNFSVPLGGTWNIQLHITDPRVNYIYLKREGRNHSENRLIKLNKGESGNGTCYKPAPECHKYYSLHHIGENVIQITIRLLLKSMEGVYGLYNFCYWGNHNCTRDGAIKTFGLIIEDEQNTPQGEKENMTEESPTQVVFTGSVVNILQSDEQNTPQGKKGNTSEKSPTQVVFTGSAMNIQQSPWLAKLTSVSMVVVLYWVF is encoded by the exons ATGG GTGTGATGGGACAAGGTGCTGTCAAGCCTGCAGCTGTTCAAAACTTTTCTG TTCCTCTAGGAGGAACATGGAATATACAACTCCACATAACAGACCCAAGGGTAAATTACATCTACCTCAAAAGAGAGGGTAGAAACCATTCTGAAAATCGCCTCATAAAGCTTAACAAAGGTGAATCTGGAAATGGCACATGTTACAAACCGGCACCTGAATGCCACAAGTATTACAGTCTTCACCACATTGGAGAAAATGTTATACAAATCACAATTAGACTACTTTTAAAGTCGATGGAGGGTGTTTATGGACTGTACAACTTCTGCTATTGGGGCAACCACAACTGTACCAGAGATGGGGCTATTAAAACATTTGGGTTAATCATTGAAG ATGAGCAAAACACTCCacaaggagaaaaagaaaatatgacagAGGAAAGTCCCACACAAGTGGTTTTCACTGGATCTGTGGTGAACATTCTTCAATCAG aTGAGCAAAACACTccacaaggaaaaaaaggaaatacttCTGAGAAAAGCCCCACACAAGTGGTTTTCACTGGATCTGCAATGAACATTCAACAATCACCTTGGTTAG CAAAGTTAACATCTGTGTCAATGGTTGTTGTGCTATACTGGGTTTTTTAA